The following coding sequences are from one Ornithorhynchus anatinus isolate Pmale09 chromosome 18, mOrnAna1.pri.v4, whole genome shotgun sequence window:
- the SLC37A1 gene encoding glucose-6-phosphate exchanger SLC37A1 translates to MAPLPAGIRFLTSFTRDQWYRTFIFLLTFWLYASFHLSRKPISIVKGELHKQCASPSKIELSNHKENAIRVPSGKTAVNESHCGWAPFDKDNYQQLLGALDYSFLCAYAVGMYLSGIIGERLPIRYYLTFGMLASGVFTALFGLGYFYSIHNFGFYVVAQIANGLVQTTGWPSVVTCIGNWFGKGRRGLIMGIWNSHTSVGNILGSLIAGYWVSTCWGLSFVVPGIVIAAMGIVCFLFLIEHPKDIKCSSTPLNLPRGCENGTNRFRIQKQTSSVQDSSKPLDPEMQCLLATRENGTIEPSHVAVLHGDGGSGMTAISFVGALRIPGVIEFSLCLLFAKLVSYTFLFWLPLYITNVDHLDAKKAGDLSTLFDVGGIFGGILAGTVSDRLGKRASTCGLMLLLAAPTLYIFSTISKMGLEATVVMLLISGALVNGPYALITTAVSADLGTHKSLKGNSRALSTVTAIIDGTGSVGAALGPLLAGLISPSGWNNVFYMLMVADACALLFLLRLIHKELCCTGSKNGDQVQFKEH, encoded by the exons GGTGAGCTACATAAGCAGTGTGCTTCTCCCAGTAAAATTGAACTCAGCAATCATAAGGAAAATGCCATTCGAGTTCCATCTGGAAAAACAGCAGTTAATGAAAGTCACTGTGGCTGGGCTCCATTTG ATAAGGACAACTACCAGCAATTGTTGGGAGCACTGGATTATTCATTCCTCTGTGCTTATGCAGTTGGAATGTATCTGAG TGGCATAATCGGGGAGCGCTTGCCAATAAGATATTACTTAACATTTGGAATGCTTGCTAGTGGAGTCTTCACTGCCCTTTTTGGTTTGGGGTATTTCTACAGTATCCACAACTTTGGCTTCTACGTGGTAGCTCAG ATTGCTAATGGGTTGGTCCAAACGACTGGCTGGCCTAGCGTGGTGACCTGTATTGGCAATTGGTTTGGGAAAGGAAG GAGAGGTTTGATTATGGGAATCTGGAATTCTCATACCTCGGTGGGGAATATCTTGGGGTCCTTGATCGCTGGCTACTGGGTGTCGACCTGCTGGGGACTGTCATTTGTGGTGCCTGGCATAGTCATCGCTGCCATGGGGATCGTTTGTTTTCTGTTTCTCATTGAAC ATCCTAAAGACATAAAGTGCTCCTCCACACCATTAAAT CTCCCCAGGGGCTGTGAGAATGGTACCAACAGATTCAGAATCCAGAAACAAACCAGCAGCGTCCAGGACAGCAGCAAACCTCTG GACCCAGAGATGCAGTGCTTATTGGCAACTAGAGAAAATGGCACCATTGAACCGAGTCATGTCGCCGTGCTCCATGGAGACGGCGGGAGTGGAATGACAGCCATCAGCTTCGTAGGGGCCTTGAGGATACCT GGTGTCATAgagttctctctctgtctgctGTTTGCCAAGCTGGTGAGCTACACTTTCCTGTTCTGGCTTCCTCTGTATATCACAAATGTAG ATCACCTGGATGCCAAAAAAGCAGGCGATCTCTCCACCTTGTTTGATGTGGGCGGAATCTTCG GAGGAATCCTGGCGGGCACAGTCTCCGACCGGCTGGGAAAGAGGGCCTCTACCTGTGGACTGATGCTGCTGCTGGCAGCCCCGACG CTCTACATATTTTCtaccatcagtaaaatgggactgGAAGCCACAGTAG TTATGCTTCTCATCAGTGGAGCACTTGTCAATGGTCCTTACGCGCTAATCACAACTGCAGTGTCGGCTGACCTG GGCACCCATAAGAGTCTGAAAGGAAATTCAAGAGCCCTGTCTACTGTTACAGCCATTATTGATGGGACCGGTTCTGTGG GTGCTGCCTTGGGTCCCCTGTTGGCCGGGCTCATCTCTCCCTCAGGGTGGAACAACGTTTTTTACATGCTCATGGTGGCGGACGCTTGCGCCTTGCTG TTCTTATTACGTCTCATTCACAAGGAGCTCTGCTGTACGGGATCCAAGAATGGAGACCAAGTTCA GTTTAAAGAACACTGA